A section of the Oncorhynchus keta strain PuntledgeMale-10-30-2019 chromosome 15, Oket_V2, whole genome shotgun sequence genome encodes:
- the fbxl7 gene encoding F-box/LRR-repeat protein 7 has product MGANNGKQSGSEGKGSSSISSDLSSSTDQTSTKAPKNAATSEDSDLSMRTLSTPSPALILPPHFHPLSPLLPLSAPFNSSSSTSSSETVAMVHATSPPPFFSTTHSRRRATRDHHQGASVPIDLLPDQIFLDVFARLPTNQLCRCARVCRRWYNLAWDPRLWRSIRLTGDVLHVDRALRVLTRRLCQDTPNVCLMLETLVASGCRRLTDRGLLTVAQCCPELRRLEVAGCYNVSNDAVFEVVSRCPNLEHLDVSGCSKVTCISLTREVSLKLSPMHGQQISIRYLDMTDCLALEDEGLHTIAAHCTQLTHLYLRRCMRLTDEGLRYLVIYCPAVRELSVSDCRYVSDFGLREIAKLEGRLRYLSVAHCGKITDVGVRYVAKYCSRLRYLNARGCEGLTDHGLEYLAKSCPKLKSLDIGKCPLVSDAGLELLALNCFNLKRLSLKSCESITGRGLQVVAANCFDLQLLNVQDCDAPLDALRFVKRHCKRCVIEHTNPAFF; this is encoded by the exons ATTCGGACCTGAGCATGCGGACATTGAGCACCCCCAGCCCTGCTCTCATCCTTCCTCCTcacttccaccctctctctcctctcctccccctgtcggCCCCCTTCAAcagctcctcctccacctcctcctctgagACGGTTGCCATGGTGCACgccacctcccctccccctttcttcTCCACCACCCACTCACGCCGCCGCGCCACCCGGgaccaccaccagggggcatCGGTGCCCATCGACCTCTTGCCGGACCAGATCTTCCTGGACGTCTTTGCCCGCCTGCCCACCAACCAGCTGTGCCGTTGCGCCCGCGTCTGCCGCCGCTGGTACAACCTGGCGTGGGATCCCCGGCTGTGGCGGAGCATCCGGCTGACGGGGGACGTGCTCCACGTCGACCGGGCGTTGAGGGTACTGACGCGGCGCCTCTGCCAGGACACGCCCAACGTGTGCCTGATGCTGGAGACCCTTGTGGCGAGCGGGTGCCGGAGGTTGACGGACCGCGGTCTGCTCACGGTGGCCCAGTGCTGCCCCGAGCTGCGCCGCCTGGAGGTGGCGGGCTGCTATAACGTGTCCAATGACGCCGTGTTCGAGGTGGTGTCGCGCTGCCCCAACCTGGAGCATCTAGACGTTTCAG gCTGCTCCAAGGTGACCTGCATCAGTCTGACGCGGGAGGTGTCCCTTAAACTTTCGCCAATGCACGGCCAGCAGATCTCCATCCGCTACCTGGACATGACTGACTGCTTGGCCCTGGAGGACGAAGGCCTGCACACCATCGCCGCCCACTGCACCCAGCTTACCCACCTCTACCTGCGGCGCTGCATGCGCCTCACCGACGAGGGCCTTCGCtacctggtcatctactgccccGCCGTGCGCGAGCTCAGCGTCAGCGACTGCCGCTACGTCAGCGACTTCGGCCTGCGCGAGATCGCCAAGCTCGAAGGCCGGTTGCGCTACTTGAGCGTGGCGCATTGTGGAAAGATCACTGACGTCGGGGTTCGGTATGTCGCTAAGTATTGCTCACGGCTGCGATACCTGAACGCGCGGGGCTGCGAGGGCCTCACGGACCACGGCCTGGAGTACCTGGCCAAGAGTTGCCCCAAGCTGAAGTCGCTGGACATCGGAAAGTGTCCGCTGGTGTCGGATGCAGGCCTGGAACTGCTGGCGCTCAACTGCTTCAATCTGAAGCGTCTGAGCCTCAAGTCGTGCGAGAGCATCACGGGCCGCGGGCTGCAAGTGGTGGCGGCCAACTGCTTCGACCTGCAGCTGCTCAACGTGCAGGACTGCGACGCGCCACTGGACGCACTGCGATTCGTGAAGCGCCACTGCAAGCGTTGCGTCATCGAGCACACAAACCCAGCCTTTTtctga